From the Candidatus Eremiobacteraceae bacterium genome, one window contains:
- a CDS encoding GTP-binding protein, whose translation MAKAKFERTKPHVNIGTIGHVDHGKTTLTAAITKVLAASGTGTKPLI comes from the coding sequence ATGGCAAAGGCGAAATTCGAGCGGACGAAACCGCACGTGAACATCGGGACGATCGGTCACGTCGACCACGGCAAGACGACGTTGACGGCGGCGATCACGAAAGTGCTCGCGGCGTCGGGGACGGGGACCAAGCCCTTGATCG
- the fusA gene encoding elongation factor G: MVKSGQAVAAPERDRKTAHTREFTLANTRNIGIAAHIDAGKTTCTERILFYTGRTHKLGEVHEGAATMDWMEQEQERGITITSAATTCVWRDTRINIIDTPGHVDFTVEVERSMRVLDGLVALFDSVAAVQPQSETVWRQANKYKVPRIIFINKMDRTGADFYNAVTKIRERLGARAMPIQLPIGQEDKFKGVVDLIDETAIVYTDDLGKTMEDTKIPDDMLEDVHRYRGELVEAVAETDEHLTEKFIEGKHISPDELRSALRIATVKGTVLPVLCGSAFKNKGIQPLLDAIVDYLPSPVDLPDVVGIDPDHPDRELSRKPSDTEHFSALAFKIMTDPYVGKLTFFRTYSGALKAGSYVYNSTKGHRERIGRILRMHANHREDVESVEAGDIAAAVGLKNTTTGDTLCDEKHPIVLENITFPEPVISQAIEPKTKADQEKLGQSLQKLAEEDPTFRMFTDEETGQTIISGMGELHLEIIVDRMLREFKVAANVGKPQVAYKEAITKQVEKQGRFVRQSGGRGQYGDCWIRLEPLVAGSGVVFENKVVGGAIPREYVSAVEAGVREAALAGVLAGYPVLDFKAVVFDGSYHEVDSNEMAFKIAGSMAFKEANRAAGPIIKEPIMAVEVETPQSFMGDVIGDLSARRGQVHAQDLEPGNIMKIKADVPLSEMFGYATDLRSRTQGRASYTMEFARYEQVPKNIQEEIIAKNTGKGPSS, encoded by the coding sequence ATGGTGAAATCAGGTCAAGCGGTCGCCGCCCCAGAGCGCGACAGAAAGACGGCTCACACGCGAGAGTTCACGCTTGCGAATACCCGCAACATCGGGATCGCGGCGCATATCGACGCGGGCAAGACGACGTGCACCGAGCGCATCTTGTTCTACACCGGGCGCACGCACAAGCTCGGCGAGGTCCACGAAGGCGCCGCCACGATGGACTGGATGGAGCAAGAGCAGGAGCGCGGCATCACGATCACGTCCGCCGCGACGACGTGCGTTTGGCGCGACACGCGCATCAATATCATTGATACGCCCGGCCACGTGGACTTCACGGTCGAAGTCGAGCGCTCGATGCGCGTCCTCGACGGCCTCGTCGCGCTCTTCGATTCGGTCGCCGCGGTGCAGCCGCAGAGCGAGACCGTCTGGCGCCAGGCGAACAAGTATAAGGTTCCGCGCATCATCTTCATCAACAAGATGGACCGCACCGGCGCCGACTTCTACAACGCCGTGACGAAGATCCGCGAACGCCTCGGCGCGCGCGCGATGCCGATCCAGCTTCCGATCGGCCAGGAAGACAAGTTCAAGGGCGTCGTCGATCTCATCGACGAGACCGCGATCGTCTATACCGACGACCTCGGCAAGACGATGGAAGATACGAAGATCCCCGACGATATGCTCGAGGACGTGCACCGCTACCGCGGCGAGCTCGTCGAAGCCGTCGCCGAGACCGACGAGCACCTCACGGAGAAGTTCATCGAAGGCAAGCACATCAGCCCCGACGAGTTGCGCTCGGCGTTGCGCATCGCGACCGTCAAGGGAACCGTGCTTCCCGTACTGTGCGGCTCGGCGTTCAAGAACAAAGGCATCCAGCCGCTGCTCGACGCGATCGTCGACTATCTGCCCTCGCCGGTCGACCTCCCCGACGTCGTCGGGATCGATCCCGACCACCCCGATCGCGAGCTGTCGCGCAAGCCGTCCGACACCGAGCACTTCTCGGCGCTCGCGTTCAAGATCATGACCGATCCGTACGTCGGCAAGCTGACGTTCTTCCGGACGTACTCGGGCGCGCTGAAGGCAGGCTCGTACGTCTACAATTCGACCAAGGGCCATCGCGAACGCATCGGCCGCATACTGCGCATGCACGCGAACCATCGCGAAGACGTCGAGAGCGTCGAAGCGGGCGACATCGCGGCGGCGGTCGGGCTGAAGAACACGACGACCGGCGACACGTTATGCGACGAGAAGCATCCGATCGTGCTCGAGAACATCACGTTCCCCGAGCCCGTCATCAGCCAGGCGATCGAGCCGAAGACGAAGGCGGATCAAGAGAAGCTCGGCCAGTCGCTTCAAAAGCTCGCCGAAGAAGATCCGACGTTCCGCATGTTCACGGATGAAGAGACCGGGCAGACGATCATCTCGGGCATGGGCGAGCTCCATCTCGAGATCATCGTCGACCGGATGCTGCGCGAGTTCAAGGTCGCCGCGAACGTCGGCAAGCCGCAGGTCGCGTACAAGGAAGCGATCACGAAGCAGGTCGAGAAGCAGGGCCGCTTCGTCCGGCAAAGCGGTGGACGCGGTCAGTACGGCGATTGCTGGATCCGCCTCGAACCGCTCGTCGCCGGGTCAGGCGTCGTGTTCGAGAACAAGGTCGTCGGCGGCGCGATCCCGCGCGAGTACGTCTCGGCTGTCGAAGCCGGCGTGCGCGAAGCGGCGCTCGCGGGAGTCCTCGCCGGTTATCCGGTGCTCGACTTCAAGGCCGTCGTCTTCGACGGTTCGTATCACGAAGTCGATTCGAACGAAATGGCGTTCAAGATCGCCGGCTCGATGGCGTTCAAGGAAGCGAACCGGGCCGCGGGCCCGATCATCAAGGAACCCATCATGGCGGTGGAGGTCGAGACTCCGCAGTCGTTCATGGGCGACGTCATCGGCGATCTGTCTGCCCGGCGTGGTCAGGTCCATGCGCAAGACCTCGAGCCCGGCAACATCATGAAGATCAAGGCGGACGTGCCGCTGTCCGAGATGTTCGGATATGCGACAGACTTGAGGAGCCGGACGCAAGGGCGCGCGAGCTACACGATGGAGTTCGCTCGCTACGAACAAGTGCCGAAGAACATCCAGGAAGAGATCATCGCAAAAAACACAGGCAAAGGACCGTCATCGTAG
- the rpsG gene encoding 30S ribosomal protein S7 produces the protein MPRKGPAPKRQVLPDPRFNSRTIARFVNKLMLRGKKSTAEQITYGAFDILKSKTGKDPMEVFTQALNNAMPLVEVRPRRVGGATYQVPMEVRPDRRQAMGMRWLISFARSRPGRTMQERLASELLDAANNQGASVKKREDTHRMAEANKAFAHYRW, from the coding sequence ATGCCGAGAAAAGGACCCGCGCCCAAGCGCCAAGTGCTGCCCGATCCGCGCTTCAATTCGCGGACGATAGCGCGCTTCGTCAACAAGCTCATGCTGCGCGGCAAGAAGAGCACCGCGGAGCAGATCACGTACGGCGCGTTCGACATCCTCAAGTCGAAGACGGGCAAAGATCCGATGGAAGTCTTCACGCAGGCGCTCAACAACGCGATGCCGCTCGTCGAAGTCCGCCCCCGCAGGGTCGGCGGCGCGACGTACCAGGTGCCGATGGAAGTGCGCCCGGATCGCCGCCAAGCGATGGGCATGCGCTGGCTCATCAGCTTCGCCCGTTCGCGTCCTGGCCGGACGATGCAGGAACGGCTCGCGAGCGAGCTGCTCGACGCGGCGAATAACCAAGGCGCTTCGGTGAAGAAGCGCGAGGATACACACAGGATGGCCGAGGCCAACAAGGCATTCGCGCATTATAGATGGTGA